From the genome of Synergistetes bacterium HGW-Synergistetes-1, one region includes:
- a CDS encoding cell division protein FtsZ, which translates to MTEIFQLDKSNYPTREVIKVIGVGGAGNNALNHIIRGGLNGVEFIAANTDMAHLELSEAQNRIILGKELTKGLGAGSDPEIGFKSAQESREEIRAAIEGSDMVFIAAGMGGGTGTGAAPVIASIAKEADALVVAVVTLPFSFEGKRRIAQAAQGVSQLRDKVDALIIIPNDRLLSITEKKTTINDAFRIADGVLHQAVQGVTDLILRPGLVNVDFADVRTIMSNAGSAIMGIGEGYGEKRAATAAYNAINSPLMDTNMNGAKGILFNITGGANVGIHEINEATRIITEAADDNAFIIWGHVFDPEMDDSIQITVIATGFDNHEKKEVSADPGFSRKVDISAVRHLNAFSSTRNTPQPHVQQSADQAEKRSALKSFSVPVTKESVIEKPAETREECFYGDLKKTAAEENKQPQPSVSAQEQDTPTVIRVARTTPTQPTHTQDEDMFKGSGAPVDQFDIPAYLRRRRES; encoded by the coding sequence ATGACTGAAATATTTCAGTTGGATAAATCAAATTACCCAACAAGGGAAGTAATAAAGGTCATTGGTGTCGGCGGCGCCGGCAACAATGCGTTAAATCATATAATAAGGGGCGGACTCAACGGAGTTGAGTTTATAGCTGCAAACACTGATATGGCTCATCTTGAACTCTCTGAGGCACAGAACAGGATAATTCTGGGCAAAGAACTGACAAAAGGTCTTGGCGCAGGTTCTGACCCTGAGATCGGTTTCAAATCTGCCCAGGAATCAAGGGAAGAGATCAGAGCAGCCATTGAAGGTTCAGATATGGTTTTCATCGCCGCAGGTATGGGCGGTGGAACTGGTACCGGAGCTGCTCCAGTTATAGCCTCTATTGCCAAGGAAGCCGACGCCCTCGTTGTGGCAGTGGTTACCCTTCCGTTTTCGTTCGAGGGAAAACGCCGCATAGCACAGGCTGCACAAGGTGTGTCACAGCTGCGGGACAAAGTCGATGCGCTGATAATTATCCCCAACGACAGGCTGCTCAGCATAACAGAGAAAAAGACAACGATAAATGATGCGTTCAGGATAGCTGATGGAGTGCTGCACCAGGCTGTTCAGGGGGTTACAGACCTTATCCTGCGTCCGGGACTTGTCAACGTTGACTTTGCTGATGTGAGGACGATTATGTCCAACGCGGGTTCTGCGATAATGGGCATTGGAGAGGGTTACGGAGAGAAGCGCGCCGCAACGGCTGCCTACAATGCGATCAACAGCCCGCTAATGGACACCAATATGAACGGGGCAAAGGGCATCCTCTTCAACATCACAGGCGGAGCAAATGTCGGCATACACGAGATCAACGAAGCTACAAGGATCATTACCGAAGCTGCGGACGATAATGCCTTCATAATCTGGGGACATGTATTCGATCCTGAAATGGATGATTCCATACAGATAACAGTTATTGCAACCGGTTTTGACAATCATGAGAAAAAAGAAGTATCAGCTGATCCCGGTTTCTCAAGAAAGGTCGACATTTCAGCTGTAAGACACCTCAACGCTTTTAGCTCAACCAGAAACACACCTCAGCCTCATGTCCAGCAGTCTGCTGACCAAGCTGAGAAAAGATCCGCTTTAAAATCCTTTTCTGTTCCGGTAACCAAAGAGAGTGTGATCGAGAAGCCTGCTGAAACAAGAGAAGAGTGTTTCTATGGCGACCTCAAGAAAACAGCTGCAGAGGAAAATAAACAGCCTCAGCCGTCTGTCTCTGCACAGGAACAAGATACGCCCACTGTAATAAGAGTGGCAAGGACAACACCGACACAACCCACCCATACTCAGGACGAGGACATGTTCAAGGGAAGCGGTGCTCCTGTAGATCAATTTGATATTCCTGCTTATTTAAGGCGGAGGCGTGAATCCTGA
- the ftsA gene encoding cell division protein FtsA: MFKKASGYSSDREPELLAGLDLGTSKVTVVVAEREHGSEEAQIIGVGQAPSNGIRKGLIVNLDQAVRSVRQAVSDAQNMVGQDITEVTVAFGGGEVTSIRTKGMVSLGRTPRPVMQLDIERVIEAAQADVAVPANQSILHTIPVEYSLDGNVGIDDPLGMTAIRLDIQLQSVIVPTSTIQNVLNCVDKAGLDVSGLVLKPLAAALGVISPEEALAGAVVIDIGGGTTGVAVFSDGRPKHLGLISVGGDHITNDIGSVLKLPLNKSEELKREISVFTGPEDPEETVDFVYNSRNYSIAKKDLHEIVRCRMEELCEVLIRPQIKAAGISMLPAGIILTGGVSKTEGIDAFVLDVMDLPARVSSPLDANRMPPGRNSQEYSAAAGIIRYISERERDPFRYLDNPLIRGVSGEDAGRPSIVPETRVRIKLDENNKASGSGFNPLEGLKNAFKDLF; encoded by the coding sequence TTGTTTAAGAAAGCCTCAGGTTATTCATCGGATCGGGAGCCCGAACTCCTTGCAGGACTTGACCTTGGTACCAGCAAGGTCACAGTTGTTGTTGCTGAAAGAGAGCATGGGAGTGAGGAAGCTCAGATCATCGGTGTTGGACAGGCTCCGTCAAATGGTATAAGAAAGGGACTGATAGTTAATCTTGACCAGGCTGTTCGCTCTGTAAGACAGGCTGTGAGCGATGCGCAGAATATGGTAGGTCAGGATATTACCGAAGTTACTGTGGCTTTTGGCGGAGGTGAAGTGACCAGCATTCGCACAAAAGGAATGGTTTCCCTTGGCCGTACTCCACGTCCAGTTATGCAGCTCGACATTGAAAGAGTTATTGAAGCTGCTCAGGCCGATGTAGCAGTACCGGCGAACCAAAGTATACTGCACACGATCCCGGTCGAGTATTCACTTGACGGGAATGTAGGTATAGATGACCCGTTGGGCATGACGGCTATCAGGCTTGACATCCAGCTGCAGTCTGTGATAGTTCCGACATCGACGATCCAGAACGTTTTGAACTGCGTAGATAAGGCAGGACTTGATGTTTCGGGGCTTGTGCTCAAGCCTCTTGCAGCGGCACTGGGAGTTATCTCCCCTGAAGAGGCCCTTGCCGGCGCTGTTGTTATCGATATAGGCGGCGGTACAACAGGAGTTGCGGTTTTCTCTGACGGAAGGCCGAAACATCTTGGTCTGATATCAGTGGGCGGCGACCACATAACCAACGACATCGGAAGCGTCCTTAAACTGCCGCTGAATAAATCTGAAGAACTGAAAAGGGAAATATCTGTCTTCACCGGGCCGGAAGATCCTGAGGAGACAGTTGATTTCGTTTACAACAGCAGAAACTACAGCATTGCCAAGAAGGACCTGCATGAGATAGTAAGGTGCAGGATGGAGGAGCTCTGTGAAGTCCTTATCCGCCCCCAGATAAAAGCAGCGGGTATTTCAATGCTGCCTGCAGGGATAATATTGACGGGCGGGGTCTCAAAAACAGAGGGCATAGACGCTTTTGTTCTGGATGTAATGGACCTTCCTGCAAGAGTATCCTCGCCGCTTGATGCCAACAGGATGCCTCCCGGAAGGAACAGTCAGGAATACTCAGCCGCGGCAGGTATCATACGATACATATCGGAAAGAGAAAGAGATCCGTTCCGCTACCTTGACAATCCGCTGATCCGCGGGGTATCCGGAGAAGATGCCGGCAGACCTTCCATAGTACCTGAAACAAGAGTCAGGATAAAGCTGGATGAAAACAACAAAGCTTCAGGTTCCGGCTTCAATCCGCTTGAAGGTCTGAAAAATGCCTTCAAGGACCTGTTTTAG